The Platichthys flesus chromosome 18, fPlaFle2.1, whole genome shotgun sequence genome includes a window with the following:
- the zbtb2b gene encoding zinc finger and BTB domain-containing protein 2b, whose product MELANHGLILLQQLNAQREFGFLCDCTVAIGDVFFKAHKAVLAAFSNYFRMLFIHQDSDCVRLKAADIQPDIFSYLLNLMYTGKLAPQLIDPARLEQGVRFLHAYPLLQEASQSVYSQREQSINLSTSLYGIQISDQQVALSARLASRRQLSSPLDVDQLMSEGKFPSMSGGTASYGNSSPSKMLSSPIDMEASTSGAKPDGEEGGASMLTGDGSLVNAILHVKPSIMKRNASFRKHYSCHMCRSRFTQRSLLREHLLQHSLAVQQSLTEPSNALSPVMSIEHSMLEVEGILRGSKPGSSASAASTAVEIISDNEQTPVSGTNSDSPRAEVSTSSWGVGGMNHQADTPPPSDIADIDNLESADLDREVKRRKYECSTCGRKFIQKSHWREHMYIHTGKPFKCSACGKSFCRANQAARHVCLNQGADSYTMVDRQSMELCSAGDDSSQMEAMFLGSAKPYKCNICATTFSSPHEVIKHLCFTQGGLVGLQGDAGMLLQQEDLSKDEGSDASNSGTQLEPIKTEEILVE is encoded by the exons ATGGAGTTGGCCAACCATGGTCTtatcctgctgcagcagcttaaCGCTCAGAGGGAGTTTGGCTTCCTGTGCGACTGCACTGTGGCTATCGGAGATGTCTTCTTCAAAGCCCACAAAGCCGTCCTCGCTGCCTTCTCCAACTACTTCAGGATGCTCTTCATTCACCAGGACAG TGACTGTGTGCGCCTAAAGGCTGCCGACATCCAACCAGACATCTTCAGCTACCTCCTCAACCTGATGTACACGGGCAAGCTGGCTCCCCAGCTGATCGACCCTGCACGGCTGGAGCAGGGAGTCCGATTCCTGCACGCCTACCCACTCCTGCAGGAGGCAAGCCAGTCAGTGTATTCACAACGCGAGCAAAGCATcaacctctccacctccctctatGGCATCCAGATCtctgaccagcaggtggcgctgtcaGCCAGACTTGCCTCTCGGCggcagctctcctctcccttAGATGTCGATCAGCTCATGTCAGAGGGGAAGTTTCCATCCATGTCGGGGGGAACAGCTTCGTACGGCAACTCCTCGCCATCCAAGATGCTTTCCTCGCCCATAGACATGGAGGCCTCGACCAGTGGCGCTAAGCCTGATGGTGAGGAGGGGGGAGCCAGCATGCTGACTGGAGATGGTTCCTTGGTCAATGCCATCCTCCATGTTAAGCCCAGCATCATGAAGAGGAACGCCTCCTTTAGAAAGCATTATTCCTGTCACATGTGCAGGAGCCGATTCACCCAGAGAAGCCTGCTGAGAGAGCACCTCCTGCAGCACAGCCTAGCTGTTCAGCAGAGCCTGACTGAGCCCAGTAACGCACTCTCACCTGTCATGTCGATTGAACACAGCATGTTAGAGGTAGAGGGGATCCTTAGGGGAAGCAAGCCAGGGTCAAGTGCCTCCGCTGCCAGTACGGCGGTCGAGATAATCAGTGACAATGAGCAAACGCCTGTTTCAGGCACCAACTCAGACTCTCCCCGGGCAGAGGTATCCACATCcagctggggggtggggggaatgAATCATCAGGCAGACACACCCCCTCCATCAGACATTGCGGACATCGACAACCTGGAGAGCGCCGACTTGGACCGCGAGGTGAAGCGGCGGAAGTACGAATGCTCCACCTGTGGCCGCAAGTTCATCCAGAAGAGCCACTGGCGCGAACACATGTACATCCACACGGGAAAGCCCTTCAAATGCAGCGCGTGTGGCAAGAGCTTCTGCCGGGCCAACCAGGCAGCGCGCCACGTGTGCCTGAACCAGGGCGCCGATTCCTACACCATGGTGGACCGACAGAGCATGGAGCTGTGCTCCGCAGGAGATGACAGCAGCCAGATGGAGGCCATGTTCTTGGGCTCAGCAAAGCCTTATAAGTGTAACATTTGTGCGACCACCTTCTCCAGCCCCCATGAGGTGATCAAGCACCTGTGCTTCACCCAGGGGGGATTAGTGGGTCTTCAGGGAGACGCAGGAATGCTGCTCCAACAGGAAGATTTGTCTAAAGATGAAGGCTCTGATGCTTCCAACTCTGGCACCCAGCTAGAACCTATAAAGACTGAGGAGATCCTCGTAGAGTAG
- the armt1 gene encoding damage-control phosphatase ARMT1 — protein MAADKCVHGVPPSLSAKVVGSFAYLTIRDRLPTILTKVVDTIHRNKNKFFEEYGEEGIQAEKQTIGLLSKLRNELQTDKPVLALTDSLQDAESWNQYLQRHQGPQGDQDSVSWFQSPWLYVECYMYRRIQEALWLNPPISDYDVFNEAKTQSYFESQQAVMALCTYLGGVNKSKEELSKNQLLDTFNKLLKVSLWGNKCDLSISAGQKNSQKTSPLDSLSSLQPFILVDDSNLVWLTLISAQSQGLSGKITAGRVDIVLDNAGFELVSDLVLADFLISSGLVREVHFHGKCFPWFVSDVTANDFQWTIRQTMAANHMWMSKSGVRWQSYVKEGVWSYHDHPFWTQPHEFSDMAADAPDLYATLQGADLVLFKGDLNYRKLTGDRDWDHTAGFDTALRGFTPAPLCSLRTLKANVQVGLQPGQGEKLTSQEPDWMTSGKYAVIQFHSPKSEQ, from the exons ATGGCGGCCGACAAGTGTGTTCACGGAGTTCCTCCCTCGCTGTCCGCTAAAGTGGTTGG GTCGTTTGCTTATTTGACCATCAGAGACCGGCTGCCCACCATCCTGACCAAAGTTGTGGACACAATCCATCgcaacaaaaacaagttctTTGAAGAATATGGAGAG GAAGGCATCCAGGCAGAGAAGCAAACCATAGGTCTGCTGTCCAAGCTGAGGAATGAGCTTCAGACCGATAAGCCAGTGTTGGCACTGACAGACAGCCTGCAGGACGCAGAGTCATGGAACCAGTACCTGCAGAGACACCAGGGGCCGCAGGGGGACCAGGACTCCGTCAGCTGGTTCCAGTCTCCGTGGCTCTATGTGGAGTGCTACATGTACCGGAGGATACAGGAGGCCCTCTGGCTCAA TCCTCCCATCAGTGACTATGACGTCTTCAACGAGGCTAAGACTCAGAGCTATTTTGAGTCTCAGCAGGCTGTAATGGCCTTGTGTACATACTTGGGGGGTGTCAACAAGAGCAAGGAAGAGCTTTCTAAGAATCAGCTGCTTGACACTTTCAACAAACTACTGAAG GTTTCTCTGTGGGGAAACAAGTGCGACCTGTCCATCTCTGCAGGCCAAAAGAACTCCCAGAAGACCAGTCCATTAGATTCCCTCAGCAGCCTACAACCTTTCATCTTGGTGGACGACTCCAACTTGGTATGGTTGACTCTCATTTCTGCCCAAAGCCAAGGACTGTCAGGAAAAATCACGGCAGGCCGAGTGGACATTGTACTAGACAATGCTGGCTTTGAGTTAGTCTCAGACTTGGTCTTAGCAGATTTCCTGATTTCCTCAGGCCTCGTGCGGGAGGTCCATTTCCACGGCAAATGTTTCCCGTGGTTTGTCTCTGACGTCACAGCTAACGACTTCCAGTGGACCATCCGGCAGACCATGGCAGCCAATCACATGTGGATGTCCAAGAGTGGTGTACGGTGGCAGAGCTACGTGAAGGAGGGTGTGTGGTCCTACCATGACCATCCCTTCTGGACGCAGCCCCATGAGTTCAGCGACATGGCGGCTGATGCTCCGGACTTGTACGCGACGCTGCAGGGGGCAGACCTGGTGCTGTTTAAAGGTGATCTGAACTACAGGAAGCTGACGGGGGACAGGGACTGGGACCACACAGCGGGCTTCGACACTGCACTACGAGGTTTTACGCCAGCGCCACTCTGTAGCCTGAGGACTCTCAAAGCTAACGTCCAGGTCGGTCTGCAGCCAGGCCAAGGCGAGAAGCTCACCTCCCAAGAACCAGACTGGATGACCAGTGGGAAGTACGCTGTCATTCAGTTCCACAGCCCCAAGTCAGAACAGTAA
- the esr1 gene encoding estrogen receptor isoform X1, with protein sequence MLLRQSPAQSRQPCGPAFRPRTGRALSDLETVTQPRLSPLPRASLTDMYPEESRGSGGAATMDFLEGTYDYAAPTPAQTPLYSHSTSGYYSAPLDAHGPPSDGSRQSLGSGPASPHVYVPSSPRLSPYMLPPSHHYLETTAPSVCRSSQQPVTREDHCGPRDECYSVGESGGAAGAEGFEMAKETRFCAVCSDYASGYHYGVWSCEGCKAFFKRSIQGRKSTGHNDYMCPATNQCTIDRNRRKSCQACRLRKCYEVGMMKGGVRKDRSRVLRRDKRRPGTNDRDTASKDQDHKTAPLLDGRKRSSSTAGGKSSIAVMLPDQVLILLKGAEPPILCSRQKLGEPYTEVTMMTLLTSMADRELVHMIAWAKKLPGFLQLSLHDQVQLLESSWLEVLMIGLIWRSIQCPGKLIFAQDLILDRNEGNCVEGMAEIFDMLLATASRFRTLKLNSEEFVCLKAIILLNSGSFSFCTGTMEPLHNTSAVQEMLETITDALIHHISQSGCPVQQQWRRQAQLLLLLSHIRHMSNKGMEHLYSMKCKNKVPLYDLLLEMLDAHCLHRPATPAQSWLQAERESSPAASSIIIGGGGGGSSSAGPSSGPQGSLESPGRAGTGPGVLQYGGSRPDCTHSL encoded by the exons ATGTTGCTCAGGCAGAGCCCAGCACAGAGCAGGCAGCCTTGTGGACCAGCATTCAGACCCAGGACCGGCCGAGCCCTCTCAGACCTGGAGACAGTCACCCAGCCGCGTCTCTCGCCTCTGCCTCGCGCCTCCCTCACTGACATGTACCCAGAGGAGAGCCGGGGGTCCGGAGGGGCCGCCACTATGGACTTCCTGGAAGGGACGTATGACTACGCCGCTCCGACCCCTGCCCAGACTCCCCTCTACAGCCACTCCACCTCTGGCTACTACTCGGCTCCTCTGGATGCCCACGGACCACCTTCTGATGGCAGCCGCCAGTCGCTGGGCAGTGGGCCTGCCAGTCCTCATGTGTACGTGCCCTCCAGCCCACGACTCAGCCCCTATATGCTTCCGCCCAGCCACCACTACCTGGAGACCACAGCTCCATCCGTGTGCAG GTCCAGCCAGCAGCCAGTAACCCGAGAGGACCACTGTGGCCCCAGGGACGAGTGCTACAGTGTGGGGGAGTCGGGGGGTGCAGCCGGAGCCGAGGGATTCGAGATGGCTAAAGAGACGCGGTTCTGTGCCGTGTGCAGTGACTACGCCTCCGGGTACCACTACGGGGTGTGGTCCTGTGAGGGCTGCAAGGCCTTCTTCAAGAGGAGCATCCAGGGTAGGAAGAGTACAG GTCACAATGACTACATGTGCCCGGCAACCAATCAGTGCACTATTGACAGGAATCGGAGGAAGAGCTGCCAGGCCTGCCGACTCAGGAAGTGTTACGAAGTGGGCATGATGAAAGGAG GTGTGCGTAAGGACCGCAGCCGCGTTTTACGGCGTGACAAACGGCGACCCGGGACTAACGACAGGGATACGGCCTCCAAGGACCAGGACCACAAAACAGCGCCCCTCCTGGATGGGAGGAAACGCAGCAGTAGTACCGCAGGAGGGAAATCATCCATCGCGGTGATGCTGCCTGACCAG GTGCTCATCCTGCTCAAGGGAGCCGAACCCCCCATACTGTGCTCCCGTCAGAAGCTGGGCGAGCCCTACACCGAGGTCACCATGATGACCCTGCTCACCAGCATGGCCGACAGGGAGCTGGTCCACATGATCGCCTGGGCCAAGAAGCTGCCAG gTTTCCTGCAGCTGTCCCTCCACGACCAGGtgcagctgctggagagctCCTGGTTGGAGGTGCTGATGATCGGCCTCATCTGGAGGTCCATCCAATGCCCTGGCAAACTCATCTTTGCTCAGGACCTCATACTGGACAG GAACGAGGGGAACTGTGTGGAGGGCATGGCCGAGATCTTCGACATGCTGCTGGCCACCGCGTCCCGCTTCCGCACCCTCAAACTCAACTCGGAGGAGTTCGTGTGTCTCAAAGCGATCATCCTTCTCAACTCGG gctCCTTCTCCTTCTGCACCGGCACCATGGAGCCCCTGCACAACACCTCGGCCGTGCAGGAGATGCTGGAGACCATCACGGACGCTCTCATACATcacatcagccaatcaggatgCCCCgttcagcagcagtggagacGGCAGGcccagctgctcctgctgctctcccaCATCAGACACATGAG CAACAAAGGCATGGAGCACCTCTACAGCATGAAGTGCAAGAACAAAGTGCCTCTGTacgacctgctgctggagatgcTGGACGCTCACTGCCTCCACCGCCCCGCCACACCAGCTCAGTCCTGGCTCCAGGCGGAGAGAGAGTCCTCCCCCGCCgccagcagcatcatcatcggCGGCGGTGGGGGGGGTTCGTCCTCGGCCGGCCCCAGTTCAGGACCCCAAGGCAGCCTGGAGAGCCCGGGCAGAGCCGGCACAGGTCCGGGCGTCCTGCAGTACGGAGGCTCCCGACCCGACTGCACCCACAGCCTATGA
- the esr1 gene encoding estrogen receptor isoform X2 yields the protein MLLRQSPAQSRQPCGPAFRPRTGRALSDLETVTQPRLSPLPRASLTDMYPEESRGSGGAATMDFLEGTYDYAAPTPAQTPLYSHSTSGYYSAPLDAHGPPSDGSRQSLGSGPASPHVYVPSSPRLSPYMLPPSHHYLETTAPSVCRSSQQPVTREDHCGPRDECYSVGESGGAAGAEGFEMAKETRFCAVCSDYASGYHYGVWSCEGCKAFFKRSIQGHNDYMCPATNQCTIDRNRRKSCQACRLRKCYEVGMMKGGVRKDRSRVLRRDKRRPGTNDRDTASKDQDHKTAPLLDGRKRSSSTAGGKSSIAVMLPDQVLILLKGAEPPILCSRQKLGEPYTEVTMMTLLTSMADRELVHMIAWAKKLPGFLQLSLHDQVQLLESSWLEVLMIGLIWRSIQCPGKLIFAQDLILDRNEGNCVEGMAEIFDMLLATASRFRTLKLNSEEFVCLKAIILLNSGSFSFCTGTMEPLHNTSAVQEMLETITDALIHHISQSGCPVQQQWRRQAQLLLLLSHIRHMSNKGMEHLYSMKCKNKVPLYDLLLEMLDAHCLHRPATPAQSWLQAERESSPAASSIIIGGGGGGSSSAGPSSGPQGSLESPGRAGTGPGVLQYGGSRPDCTHSL from the exons ATGTTGCTCAGGCAGAGCCCAGCACAGAGCAGGCAGCCTTGTGGACCAGCATTCAGACCCAGGACCGGCCGAGCCCTCTCAGACCTGGAGACAGTCACCCAGCCGCGTCTCTCGCCTCTGCCTCGCGCCTCCCTCACTGACATGTACCCAGAGGAGAGCCGGGGGTCCGGAGGGGCCGCCACTATGGACTTCCTGGAAGGGACGTATGACTACGCCGCTCCGACCCCTGCCCAGACTCCCCTCTACAGCCACTCCACCTCTGGCTACTACTCGGCTCCTCTGGATGCCCACGGACCACCTTCTGATGGCAGCCGCCAGTCGCTGGGCAGTGGGCCTGCCAGTCCTCATGTGTACGTGCCCTCCAGCCCACGACTCAGCCCCTATATGCTTCCGCCCAGCCACCACTACCTGGAGACCACAGCTCCATCCGTGTGCAG GTCCAGCCAGCAGCCAGTAACCCGAGAGGACCACTGTGGCCCCAGGGACGAGTGCTACAGTGTGGGGGAGTCGGGGGGTGCAGCCGGAGCCGAGGGATTCGAGATGGCTAAAGAGACGCGGTTCTGTGCCGTGTGCAGTGACTACGCCTCCGGGTACCACTACGGGGTGTGGTCCTGTGAGGGCTGCAAGGCCTTCTTCAAGAGGAGCATCCAGG GTCACAATGACTACATGTGCCCGGCAACCAATCAGTGCACTATTGACAGGAATCGGAGGAAGAGCTGCCAGGCCTGCCGACTCAGGAAGTGTTACGAAGTGGGCATGATGAAAGGAG GTGTGCGTAAGGACCGCAGCCGCGTTTTACGGCGTGACAAACGGCGACCCGGGACTAACGACAGGGATACGGCCTCCAAGGACCAGGACCACAAAACAGCGCCCCTCCTGGATGGGAGGAAACGCAGCAGTAGTACCGCAGGAGGGAAATCATCCATCGCGGTGATGCTGCCTGACCAG GTGCTCATCCTGCTCAAGGGAGCCGAACCCCCCATACTGTGCTCCCGTCAGAAGCTGGGCGAGCCCTACACCGAGGTCACCATGATGACCCTGCTCACCAGCATGGCCGACAGGGAGCTGGTCCACATGATCGCCTGGGCCAAGAAGCTGCCAG gTTTCCTGCAGCTGTCCCTCCACGACCAGGtgcagctgctggagagctCCTGGTTGGAGGTGCTGATGATCGGCCTCATCTGGAGGTCCATCCAATGCCCTGGCAAACTCATCTTTGCTCAGGACCTCATACTGGACAG GAACGAGGGGAACTGTGTGGAGGGCATGGCCGAGATCTTCGACATGCTGCTGGCCACCGCGTCCCGCTTCCGCACCCTCAAACTCAACTCGGAGGAGTTCGTGTGTCTCAAAGCGATCATCCTTCTCAACTCGG gctCCTTCTCCTTCTGCACCGGCACCATGGAGCCCCTGCACAACACCTCGGCCGTGCAGGAGATGCTGGAGACCATCACGGACGCTCTCATACATcacatcagccaatcaggatgCCCCgttcagcagcagtggagacGGCAGGcccagctgctcctgctgctctcccaCATCAGACACATGAG CAACAAAGGCATGGAGCACCTCTACAGCATGAAGTGCAAGAACAAAGTGCCTCTGTacgacctgctgctggagatgcTGGACGCTCACTGCCTCCACCGCCCCGCCACACCAGCTCAGTCCTGGCTCCAGGCGGAGAGAGAGTCCTCCCCCGCCgccagcagcatcatcatcggCGGCGGTGGGGGGGGTTCGTCCTCGGCCGGCCCCAGTTCAGGACCCCAAGGCAGCCTGGAGAGCCCGGGCAGAGCCGGCACAGGTCCGGGCGTCCTGCAGTACGGAGGCTCCCGACCCGACTGCACCCACAGCCTATGA
- the esr1 gene encoding estrogen receptor isoform X3 gives MYPEESRGSGGAATMDFLEGTYDYAAPTPAQTPLYSHSTSGYYSAPLDAHGPPSDGSRQSLGSGPASPHVYVPSSPRLSPYMLPPSHHYLETTAPSVCRSSQQPVTREDHCGPRDECYSVGESGGAAGAEGFEMAKETRFCAVCSDYASGYHYGVWSCEGCKAFFKRSIQGRKSTGHNDYMCPATNQCTIDRNRRKSCQACRLRKCYEVGMMKGGVRKDRSRVLRRDKRRPGTNDRDTASKDQDHKTAPLLDGRKRSSSTAGGKSSIAVMLPDQVLILLKGAEPPILCSRQKLGEPYTEVTMMTLLTSMADRELVHMIAWAKKLPGFLQLSLHDQVQLLESSWLEVLMIGLIWRSIQCPGKLIFAQDLILDRNEGNCVEGMAEIFDMLLATASRFRTLKLNSEEFVCLKAIILLNSGSFSFCTGTMEPLHNTSAVQEMLETITDALIHHISQSGCPVQQQWRRQAQLLLLLSHIRHMSNKGMEHLYSMKCKNKVPLYDLLLEMLDAHCLHRPATPAQSWLQAERESSPAASSIIIGGGGGGSSSAGPSSGPQGSLESPGRAGTGPGVLQYGGSRPDCTHSL, from the exons ATGTACCCAGAGGAGAGCCGGGGGTCCGGAGGGGCCGCCACTATGGACTTCCTGGAAGGGACGTATGACTACGCCGCTCCGACCCCTGCCCAGACTCCCCTCTACAGCCACTCCACCTCTGGCTACTACTCGGCTCCTCTGGATGCCCACGGACCACCTTCTGATGGCAGCCGCCAGTCGCTGGGCAGTGGGCCTGCCAGTCCTCATGTGTACGTGCCCTCCAGCCCACGACTCAGCCCCTATATGCTTCCGCCCAGCCACCACTACCTGGAGACCACAGCTCCATCCGTGTGCAG GTCCAGCCAGCAGCCAGTAACCCGAGAGGACCACTGTGGCCCCAGGGACGAGTGCTACAGTGTGGGGGAGTCGGGGGGTGCAGCCGGAGCCGAGGGATTCGAGATGGCTAAAGAGACGCGGTTCTGTGCCGTGTGCAGTGACTACGCCTCCGGGTACCACTACGGGGTGTGGTCCTGTGAGGGCTGCAAGGCCTTCTTCAAGAGGAGCATCCAGGGTAGGAAGAGTACAG GTCACAATGACTACATGTGCCCGGCAACCAATCAGTGCACTATTGACAGGAATCGGAGGAAGAGCTGCCAGGCCTGCCGACTCAGGAAGTGTTACGAAGTGGGCATGATGAAAGGAG GTGTGCGTAAGGACCGCAGCCGCGTTTTACGGCGTGACAAACGGCGACCCGGGACTAACGACAGGGATACGGCCTCCAAGGACCAGGACCACAAAACAGCGCCCCTCCTGGATGGGAGGAAACGCAGCAGTAGTACCGCAGGAGGGAAATCATCCATCGCGGTGATGCTGCCTGACCAG GTGCTCATCCTGCTCAAGGGAGCCGAACCCCCCATACTGTGCTCCCGTCAGAAGCTGGGCGAGCCCTACACCGAGGTCACCATGATGACCCTGCTCACCAGCATGGCCGACAGGGAGCTGGTCCACATGATCGCCTGGGCCAAGAAGCTGCCAG gTTTCCTGCAGCTGTCCCTCCACGACCAGGtgcagctgctggagagctCCTGGTTGGAGGTGCTGATGATCGGCCTCATCTGGAGGTCCATCCAATGCCCTGGCAAACTCATCTTTGCTCAGGACCTCATACTGGACAG GAACGAGGGGAACTGTGTGGAGGGCATGGCCGAGATCTTCGACATGCTGCTGGCCACCGCGTCCCGCTTCCGCACCCTCAAACTCAACTCGGAGGAGTTCGTGTGTCTCAAAGCGATCATCCTTCTCAACTCGG gctCCTTCTCCTTCTGCACCGGCACCATGGAGCCCCTGCACAACACCTCGGCCGTGCAGGAGATGCTGGAGACCATCACGGACGCTCTCATACATcacatcagccaatcaggatgCCCCgttcagcagcagtggagacGGCAGGcccagctgctcctgctgctctcccaCATCAGACACATGAG CAACAAAGGCATGGAGCACCTCTACAGCATGAAGTGCAAGAACAAAGTGCCTCTGTacgacctgctgctggagatgcTGGACGCTCACTGCCTCCACCGCCCCGCCACACCAGCTCAGTCCTGGCTCCAGGCGGAGAGAGAGTCCTCCCCCGCCgccagcagcatcatcatcggCGGCGGTGGGGGGGGTTCGTCCTCGGCCGGCCCCAGTTCAGGACCCCAAGGCAGCCTGGAGAGCCCGGGCAGAGCCGGCACAGGTCCGGGCGTCCTGCAGTACGGAGGCTCCCGACCCGACTGCACCCACAGCCTATGA